A genomic stretch from Sphingobacterium sp. ML3W includes:
- the lpdA gene encoding dihydrolipoyl dehydrogenase has product MQYDVIVIGSGPGGYVGAIRCAQLGLKTAVIEKYSTFGGTCLNVGCIPSKALLDSSEHYHNAAHNFDAFGISLKDLKVDMAKMIARKDDVIAQNTAGITFLFKKNKIDSFQGVGSFVDKNTIKITKADGSTEQITAKNIIIATGSKPTSLPFLPVDKKRIITSTEALNLKEIPKHLIVIGGGVIGLELGSVYARLGSKVSVVEFAKSIIGTMDGGLGKELQRVLKKSLGMEFYLGHKVTGAAAKGKTVKVTAEDPKGQEITLDGDYCIVAVGRTAYSEGLGLENIGITLEERGKKIPVNAHLETSVQGVFAIGDVITGAMLAHKAEDEGVYVAEYIAGQKPHIDYNLIPGVVYTWPEVASVGKTEEQLKEAGVKYKAGSFSFKASGRAKASGDTDGFVKVLADATTDEVLGVHMIGPRAADMIGEATVAMEYRASAEDIARICHAHPTYTEAIKEAALAATANRAIHA; this is encoded by the coding sequence ATGCAATACGACGTAATTGTAATCGGAAGTGGTCCAGGCGGATATGTAGGAGCTATCCGTTGTGCCCAATTAGGATTAAAAACAGCTGTTATTGAAAAATATAGCACATTTGGTGGTACTTGTCTTAACGTTGGATGTATTCCTTCAAAAGCGCTTTTAGATTCTTCGGAGCATTACCACAATGCTGCCCATAATTTTGATGCATTTGGCATCAGTTTAAAAGATCTTAAGGTAGATATGGCAAAGATGATTGCTCGTAAAGACGATGTCATTGCGCAAAATACTGCCGGTATTACTTTCTTATTTAAGAAAAACAAGATTGACAGTTTCCAAGGTGTAGGTTCATTTGTGGATAAAAACACCATTAAAATAACAAAAGCAGATGGTTCTACAGAACAGATTACTGCCAAAAATATCATCATAGCAACAGGATCAAAACCGACTTCGTTACCATTCTTGCCAGTTGACAAAAAGAGAATTATTACTTCTACTGAAGCCCTTAATTTAAAAGAGATCCCAAAACACCTTATCGTCATTGGCGGTGGTGTAATCGGCCTGGAATTAGGCTCAGTATATGCTCGTTTAGGCTCAAAAGTTTCTGTAGTTGAATTTGCGAAATCTATCATTGGCACAATGGATGGTGGCTTAGGAAAAGAATTACAACGTGTTTTGAAAAAATCATTGGGTATGGAGTTCTACTTAGGTCATAAAGTAACAGGTGCTGCAGCAAAAGGTAAAACTGTAAAAGTAACAGCTGAGGATCCAAAGGGACAAGAAATCACATTGGATGGTGACTATTGTATCGTTGCAGTTGGACGTACAGCTTATTCTGAAGGTTTAGGCTTAGAGAACATTGGCATTACATTAGAAGAAAGAGGCAAGAAAATCCCTGTAAACGCACACTTAGAAACTTCTGTTCAGGGCGTATTCGCAATTGGTGATGTTATCACTGGAGCGATGTTGGCGCACAAAGCGGAAGACGAAGGAGTATATGTTGCGGAGTATATTGCTGGACAAAAACCACATATCGACTACAACTTGATCCCTGGTGTAGTGTACACATGGCCCGAAGTAGCTTCAGTTGGAAAAACTGAAGAGCAACTTAAAGAGGCTGGCGTGAAATATAAAGCTGGATCTTTCTCTTTCAAAGCTTCTGGCCGTGCAAAAGCATCCGGTGATACAGATGGGTTCGTAAAAGTACTGGCTGACGCAACAACAGACGAGGTATTAGGCGTGCATATGATTGGTCCACGTGCAGCTGACATGATCGGTGAGGCTACTGTAGCGATGGAATATCGTGCTTCCGCAGAAGATATCGCGCGCATCTGTCATGCTCACCCAACCTATACTGAAGCTATTAAAGAGGCTGCGTTAGCTGCAACTGCAAATAGAGCAATACACGCGTAA
- a CDS encoding hotdog domain-containing protein: MNFYTRKWVKPEDLNPNGTLFGGTLLRWIDEEAVIYAIVQLGNPKVVTKFISEINFVNSAKQGDILELGIEAINFGTTSLTMRCEVRNKISKKTILSIDKLVFVNLDEDGNPTPHGKDSITYAYMGIEKTGRED; encoded by the coding sequence ATGAATTTTTATACAAGAAAATGGGTCAAACCCGAAGACCTTAACCCCAATGGAACATTGTTCGGCGGAACACTTTTACGTTGGATAGATGAAGAGGCAGTCATTTACGCCATAGTACAATTAGGGAATCCAAAGGTGGTTACAAAGTTTATATCTGAAATAAACTTTGTAAATTCCGCGAAGCAGGGAGATATTTTGGAATTAGGTATTGAAGCGATCAATTTCGGAACAACCTCTTTGACAATGCGTTGTGAAGTCAGAAATAAAATCTCAAAGAAAACAATCCTATCCATCGACAAATTGGTGTTTGTCAATTTGGACGAGGATGGAAATCCCACCCCACATGGAAAAGATAGTATAACCTATGCTTATATGGGGATCGAGAAAACAGGGCGGGAAGACTAA
- a CDS encoding DUF3817 domain-containing protein, translating to MLRIFRQIALWEAISTICLFFIAMPLKYFAGIPEAVKIAGSIHGFFVVIFVVMLIMSTVEYKWPILKAVKYFLASLVPILGFWVELDLKKEIDGKRQKS from the coding sequence ATGTTAAGAATATTTAGACAGATTGCGTTGTGGGAGGCTATTTCCACGATTTGCTTGTTTTTCATTGCAATGCCACTGAAATATTTTGCTGGAATACCAGAGGCCGTTAAGATCGCAGGATCCATTCATGGCTTTTTTGTCGTTATATTCGTTGTGATGCTCATCATGTCTACTGTCGAATATAAGTGGCCTATTTTAAAAGCTGTAAAGTACTTTTTGGCTTCTTTGGTTCCAATCCTGGGATTTTGGGTAGAGTTGGATCTAAAGAAGGAAATCGATGGCAAAAGACAGAAATCCTAA
- the lpdA gene encoding dihydrolipoyl dehydrogenase: protein MNYDIIVIGSGPGGYVAAIRAAQLGFKTAIIERESLGGICLNWGCIPTKALLKSAQVFEYLNHAADYGINVQGGEADFEAIVKRSRGVAEGMSKGIQFLMKKNKIDVINGTAKIKKGGKIDVKGADGSTKEYAAKHTILATGARSRELPNLPQDGKKIVGYRQAMTLPKQPKSLVVVGSGAIGVEFAYFYNAIGTKVTIVEFMDRIVPVEDEEISKQLEKSLKKQGINILTKSEVQSVDTSGELSKVSIKTEKGIEVIEAEVVLSAVGIAPNIENIGLEEVGVKTDRGRVVVDDFYKTNIEGVYAIGDIVKGQALAHVASAEGITCVEKIKGLHVEPIDYNNIPGCTYCSPEIASVGYTEKAAKEAGYEVKVGKFPFSASGKASAAGAKDGFVKVIFDAKYGEFLGAHLIGANVTEMIAEVVVARKLETTGHEMIKTIHPHPTMSEAIMEACADAYGEVIHL from the coding sequence ATGAATTACGACATCATTGTAATCGGTAGTGGTCCAGGCGGGTATGTTGCTGCCATTAGAGCCGCTCAGTTAGGGTTCAAAACAGCGATTATTGAACGCGAATCATTAGGCGGAATTTGTCTAAACTGGGGCTGTATCCCTACAAAAGCATTATTGAAAAGTGCTCAAGTATTTGAATATTTAAACCATGCCGCAGATTACGGCATCAATGTTCAAGGTGGTGAGGCTGATTTCGAAGCTATCGTCAAAAGAAGCCGCGGCGTAGCTGAAGGAATGAGTAAAGGTATTCAGTTCTTGATGAAAAAGAATAAAATTGATGTCATCAATGGAACTGCAAAAATTAAAAAAGGTGGTAAGATCGATGTAAAAGGTGCAGACGGTTCTACCAAAGAATATGCAGCAAAACACACCATCTTGGCGACAGGTGCACGTTCACGTGAATTACCTAACTTACCACAAGATGGCAAAAAGATTGTTGGCTACCGCCAAGCAATGACATTACCTAAACAACCAAAATCTTTAGTTGTTGTTGGTTCTGGTGCTATCGGTGTTGAGTTTGCTTATTTCTATAATGCAATTGGAACAAAAGTGACTATTGTTGAGTTTATGGATAGGATCGTTCCGGTTGAAGACGAAGAAATCTCAAAACAACTAGAAAAAAGCTTAAAGAAACAAGGTATTAATATCCTTACTAAATCAGAAGTTCAATCTGTTGACACATCTGGAGAATTGAGCAAGGTTTCTATTAAAACTGAAAAAGGTATTGAAGTAATCGAAGCAGAAGTTGTATTATCTGCAGTAGGTATTGCTCCTAATATCGAAAACATAGGCTTGGAAGAGGTTGGTGTAAAAACTGATCGTGGCCGTGTTGTCGTAGACGATTTCTACAAAACAAATATTGAAGGTGTATACGCTATCGGTGATATCGTTAAGGGTCAAGCTTTAGCACACGTTGCTTCGGCAGAAGGTATTACTTGTGTTGAAAAAATCAAAGGTCTTCATGTAGAACCTATTGATTATAACAACATCCCTGGATGTACTTATTGTTCTCCAGAGATTGCTTCTGTCGGTTACACTGAAAAAGCGGCAAAAGAAGCTGGATATGAAGTTAAAGTAGGTAAATTCCCATTCTCTGCTTCAGGAAAAGCTTCTGCAGCTGGAGCAAAAGACGGTTTCGTAAAAGTTATCTTCGATGCAAAATATGGTGAATTCCTAGGTGCACACCTTATTGGTGCGAATGTTACCGAAATGATCGCAGAGGTTGTTGTTGCCCGTAAATTGGAAACAACAGGACATGAAATGATCAAAACAATCCATCCGCACCCAACAATGAGTGAAGCTATCATGGAAGCATGCGCCGATGCATACGGTGAAGTGATCCACTTATAG
- a CDS encoding LacI family DNA-binding transcriptional regulator — MNKVNKPATIKEIAKKLKISPSTVSRALNDHPSIGLVTTMRVKKMAEELNYEPNQTAIFFKQRKTFTIAVILPSLSEPFFSFAISEIENVASAQRYTVLMGQSLDDPDREEQILKTFKNHRVDGILMSIGKKTTNLEFIEKLESSGIPVVFFDCVPSLPNINKVQSDLSTGMNEAVDAFVARGHRVIALVNGPKTLPASEDRKVAYLSAMKRNGMDILEKNIIETDLSTEGNEKAMDSIFAMSERPSAIISFNDFVTLDLMKAARNKGLVLNQDIFFISYANYPLWQYMENPPMGRIEQFPGMQARKAAEILFERIENSDVADQQIVFKSRLVM, encoded by the coding sequence ATGAATAAAGTGAACAAGCCTGCCACGATTAAGGAAATTGCCAAGAAGCTGAAAATCAGTCCTTCCACGGTGTCAAGAGCATTGAATGATCATCCAAGTATTGGATTGGTAACAACAATGCGTGTAAAAAAAATGGCCGAAGAATTGAACTACGAACCCAATCAGACAGCTATTTTTTTTAAACAGCGTAAAACATTTACCATAGCTGTGATTTTACCCAGTCTTTCAGAACCATTTTTTTCGTTTGCAATAAGCGAAATCGAAAATGTTGCTTCGGCACAGCGGTACACTGTTTTAATGGGACAGTCGTTGGATGATCCTGATCGGGAAGAACAGATTCTAAAAACATTTAAAAACCATCGGGTAGATGGTATCTTGATGTCTATCGGGAAGAAGACGACCAATTTGGAGTTTATAGAAAAATTGGAGTCATCTGGAATCCCAGTTGTCTTTTTTGATTGTGTCCCTAGTTTGCCAAATATCAATAAAGTTCAAAGCGATTTATCCACAGGAATGAATGAGGCTGTTGATGCTTTTGTTGCCCGTGGTCATAGAGTCATTGCTTTGGTCAACGGGCCAAAGACTTTGCCTGCAAGTGAGGATAGAAAAGTAGCCTATTTATCTGCAATGAAGCGAAATGGGATGGATATCTTGGAAAAGAATATTATTGAAACGGACCTGAGTACGGAAGGAAATGAAAAAGCAATGGATAGCATATTTGCGATGTCCGAACGACCTTCAGCGATTATTTCTTTCAATGACTTTGTTACGCTGGATTTGATGAAAGCAGCGCGCAACAAAGGACTGGTCTTAAATCAAGATATCTTCTTCATTAGTTATGCTAATTATCCACTTTGGCAGTATATGGAAAATCCTCCAATGGGCCGTATCGAACAGTTTCCAGGTATGCAAGCGCGTAAGGCAGCCGAAATTCTATTCGAAAGAATCGAGAATTCAGATGTAGCGGATCAACAAATTGTTTTTAAGTCGAGATTGGTGATGTAA
- a CDS encoding HAD family hydrolase translates to MMFPEEKKVYVFELDDVLFPKKDYLLQVYYLFANFIEFTETFPPQGDLVNFMKNHLENQGEESLFEHAQATFGFDMKYKEHFERLHVNAVLPLKLHLFEHITALFSQLSAEGKKICVLTKGNPLEQLNKVKFVDWGEFSNRIKIYFQDELAFRQIDPAQFLVQEFAVDITAIQFVD, encoded by the coding sequence ATGATGTTTCCAGAAGAAAAAAAAGTATATGTCTTTGAATTGGATGATGTTCTTTTTCCGAAAAAAGACTACTTACTCCAAGTTTATTATCTCTTTGCCAACTTTATAGAATTCACAGAGACCTTTCCTCCGCAGGGTGATTTGGTCAACTTTATGAAAAACCATTTGGAAAATCAAGGGGAGGAATCCCTATTTGAACATGCACAAGCGACATTTGGATTTGATATGAAGTACAAGGAGCATTTTGAACGATTACATGTAAACGCTGTATTACCACTTAAATTGCATCTTTTTGAACATATTACTGCGTTATTTTCGCAACTGAGTGCGGAAGGTAAGAAAATATGTGTTTTGACAAAGGGGAATCCACTGGAGCAATTGAACAAGGTGAAATTTGTAGACTGGGGTGAGTTTAGCAATCGGATAAAAATTTATTTTCAGGACGAGCTTGCTTTCCGGCAGATAGACCCTGCTCAATTTTTAGTACAGGAATTTGCGGTGGATATCACTGCGATTCAATTTGTGGACTAA
- a CDS encoding ABC transporter ATP-binding protein — MLQAKGIHKAYGALPILKGVDITVEKGEIVSIVGASGAGKSTLLHIIGTLDKPDQGSIFIDGVDIHKLSAKKLSAFRNEHIGFVFQFHHLLPEFTALENVCIPAFIRGQGRAEAEAKAKELLELLGVSHRIDHKPAEMSGGEQQRVSVARALMNDPSIILADEPSGNLDSENAAALHQLFFDLRNKFQQTFIIVTHNEELARISDRTIHMRDGLVV, encoded by the coding sequence ATGTTACAAGCCAAAGGAATTCACAAAGCTTATGGGGCATTGCCCATCTTGAAAGGCGTCGACATAACCGTGGAAAAAGGTGAAATTGTAAGTATTGTCGGAGCCTCGGGGGCAGGTAAAAGTACACTTTTGCATATTATCGGAACATTGGACAAACCTGACCAAGGTTCAATTTTTATTGATGGTGTCGATATCCATAAACTGAGTGCCAAAAAGCTGAGTGCATTTCGTAATGAGCATATTGGTTTCGTTTTTCAGTTTCATCACTTATTGCCTGAATTTACCGCATTGGAAAATGTGTGTATTCCTGCATTTATCCGAGGACAGGGACGAGCCGAAGCCGAAGCGAAAGCGAAAGAACTATTGGAGCTACTTGGGGTTTCACATCGTATTGATCATAAGCCTGCTGAGATGTCTGGAGGTGAACAACAACGTGTGTCTGTGGCTAGGGCTCTGATGAATGATCCTTCAATCATTTTAGCTGACGAACCTTCTGGGAACTTAGATTCCGAAAATGCAGCAGCCTTACATCAGTTGTTTTTTGATCTTAGAAACAAATTCCAACAAACATTTATCATCGTAACCCATAATGAAGAATTGGCCCGTATATCGGATCGAACAATTCATATGCGTGATGGATTGGTTGTATAA
- the sucC gene encoding ADP-forming succinate--CoA ligase subunit beta — protein MNIHEYQGKQILKSFGVRVQEGIVADTPEQAVEAAKKMKEDYNSDWVVVKAQIHAGGRGKGGGVKLAKNLDEVKQKATDIIGMQLVTPQTGPEGKKVNKVLVAQDVYYPGESETKEFYMSVLLDRATGRNIVMYSTEGGMDIEEVAEKTPHLIFKEEIDPKVGLQGFQARKIAFNLGLSGAAHKEMVKFVAALYKAYDSTDSSMFEINPVLKTSDDKILAVDAKVNLDENALYRHPDYAAMRDVTEEDPTEVEAGESNLNYVKLDGNVGCMVNGAGLAMATMDIIKLAGGEPANFLDVGGTANAETVKAGFNIILKDPNVKAILINIFGGIVRCDRVAQGVIDAYSEIGNIPVPIIVRLQGTNAEEAKKLIDESGLQVYSAILLKEAAELVTKVLKG, from the coding sequence ATGAACATTCACGAATATCAAGGAAAACAAATACTAAAGAGCTTTGGTGTGCGCGTACAGGAAGGTATCGTAGCAGATACTCCAGAGCAAGCTGTGGAAGCGGCTAAAAAGATGAAAGAAGACTACAATTCCGACTGGGTTGTTGTCAAAGCTCAAATTCACGCTGGTGGCCGTGGTAAAGGTGGTGGTGTCAAGTTAGCTAAGAACTTAGATGAAGTCAAACAAAAAGCAACTGACATCATTGGTATGCAATTAGTAACGCCTCAAACTGGACCTGAAGGTAAAAAAGTAAACAAAGTTTTGGTCGCTCAAGACGTTTACTATCCAGGTGAAAGCGAAACAAAAGAATTCTACATGTCTGTATTATTAGACCGCGCTACAGGACGTAACATTGTTATGTACTCTACAGAAGGTGGTATGGACATCGAAGAAGTTGCAGAAAAAACACCGCACTTGATTTTCAAAGAAGAAATCGATCCAAAAGTAGGCTTACAAGGATTCCAAGCACGTAAAATTGCTTTTAATCTAGGTCTTTCTGGTGCTGCACACAAAGAAATGGTAAAATTCGTTGCTGCACTTTACAAAGCATACGATTCTACTGACTCTTCTATGTTCGAGATCAATCCGGTATTAAAAACTTCTGATGACAAGATCTTAGCAGTTGATGCCAAAGTAAATCTTGACGAGAATGCATTGTACCGTCACCCTGATTACGCAGCTATGCGCGATGTAACAGAAGAAGATCCAACGGAAGTTGAAGCTGGTGAATCAAACCTTAACTATGTTAAACTTGACGGTAACGTAGGTTGTATGGTAAACGGTGCTGGTCTTGCAATGGCAACAATGGATATCATCAAATTAGCTGGTGGTGAACCTGCAAACTTTTTAGATGTTGGTGGTACTGCAAATGCTGAAACTGTAAAAGCTGGTTTCAATATCATTTTGAAAGACCCTAATGTAAAAGCAATCTTGATCAACATCTTCGGTGGTATCGTTCGTTGTGACCGTGTAGCGCAAGGTGTCATTGATGCTTACAGTGAAATTGGTAATATTCCTGTTCCTATCATCGTACGTCTTCAAGGTACAAATGCCGAAGAAGCGAAAAAATTAATCGATGAATCAGGCTTACAAGTTTATTCTGCAATCTTATTGAAAGAAGCTGCTGAACTAGTAACTAAAGTATTGAAAGGTTAA
- the asnS gene encoding asparagine--tRNA ligase, with amino-acid sequence MEHTRIKELLNATEFGKEVVVKGWVRTFRNNQFIAINDGSSINNIQAVVDFENTPEDILKRITTGAAVRVKGQLIESLGKGQKVEVKATEVSIIGDSDPEKYPLQPKKHSLEFLREIAHLRFRTGTFNAVFKVRNALAFAVHKFFQENDFVYMHTPIITGSDAEGAGEMFQVTTLDLNNPPRKENGEIDFKEDFFGKSTNLTVSGQLEGELGAMAFGNIYTFGPTFRAENSNTTRHLAEFWMIEPEMAFYELEDNMDLAEALLKYVIKYALETCPEEIEFLKSRLLEEEKSKPAAERSELNLVEKLNFVLENDFERVTYTDAVEILKRSKPNQKKQFKYLIDDWGADLQSEHERYLVEKHFKRPVILTDYPREIKSFYMKQNEPDAQGRNTVRAMDILFPGIGEMVGGSQREENLDRLLARMAEVGIPAEEMEWFLDTRRFGSVPHSGFGVGFERLVLFTTGMTNIRDVIPFPRTPKNAEF; translated from the coding sequence ATGGAACACACAAGAATAAAGGAACTATTGAATGCCACAGAATTCGGCAAAGAGGTCGTTGTTAAAGGTTGGGTAAGAACTTTCCGTAACAATCAATTTATAGCAATTAATGACGGTTCGTCAATCAATAATATTCAAGCAGTAGTCGATTTTGAAAATACACCTGAAGATATCCTAAAGCGTATCACTACCGGAGCTGCAGTTCGTGTAAAAGGTCAATTGATAGAATCGCTAGGTAAAGGACAAAAGGTAGAAGTTAAAGCTACTGAAGTAAGCATTATAGGAGATTCAGATCCTGAAAAATACCCTTTACAACCGAAAAAACACAGTTTGGAATTTCTACGTGAAATTGCTCACCTACGTTTTCGTACAGGCACATTCAATGCGGTATTCAAAGTACGTAACGCTTTAGCTTTCGCCGTACATAAATTTTTTCAAGAAAATGATTTTGTGTACATGCATACACCGATTATCACAGGTTCTGATGCAGAAGGTGCCGGTGAAATGTTTCAGGTGACTACCTTAGATTTGAACAACCCGCCGCGTAAAGAAAATGGCGAAATTGATTTCAAGGAAGATTTCTTCGGAAAATCCACAAATCTTACTGTATCTGGTCAATTGGAAGGTGAGCTCGGTGCAATGGCTTTTGGGAACATCTACACTTTTGGGCCAACCTTTAGAGCTGAAAACTCGAATACAACGCGTCACTTGGCTGAATTCTGGATGATTGAACCAGAAATGGCTTTCTATGAATTGGAAGACAATATGGATTTAGCCGAAGCTTTGCTGAAATACGTGATTAAATACGCTTTGGAAACTTGTCCTGAGGAAATCGAATTTTTGAAAAGCCGTTTGTTAGAAGAAGAGAAATCAAAACCAGCAGCAGAACGTTCTGAATTAAATTTGGTTGAAAAACTGAACTTTGTCTTAGAAAATGATTTCGAACGTGTAACTTATACTGACGCTGTTGAAATACTAAAACGTAGTAAGCCAAACCAAAAGAAACAATTCAAGTATCTAATTGATGACTGGGGAGCTGATCTGCAATCTGAACATGAACGCTATTTAGTGGAAAAACACTTCAAAAGGCCTGTTATCCTAACTGATTACCCAAGAGAGATCAAATCTTTCTACATGAAGCAGAATGAGCCTGATGCTCAGGGTCGCAATACTGTTCGTGCCATGGATATTCTTTTCCCAGGTATCGGTGAAATGGTCGGCGGTTCACAACGTGAGGAAAATCTTGACCGTCTATTAGCGCGTATGGCCGAAGTAGGTATACCAGCAGAAGAAATGGAATGGTTCTTGGATACACGCCGCTTTGGTTCGGTGCCACATTCAGGATTTGGTGTAGGCTTTGAACGCTTGGTCTTATTCACAACCGGAATGACAAATATCCGCGACGTAATACCATTCCCTCGCACACCGAAAAACGCAGAATTTTAA
- a CDS encoding L-threonylcarbamoyladenylate synthase: MLIKIYNDNPNPKAIAQAVDILRRGGVIIYPTDTVYGIGCDITQQKAIERVCEIRGLKPDKANLSFICYDLTDISQYTKSFDTAVFRVLKKALPGPFTFIFNATTKVPKLLSSKKKTVGIRVPDNNIVREIVKQLGNPIVTTSIHDEDEIIEYSTDPELIYEKYQDLVDAVIDGGYGDNVASTVVDLTEGTFDVIREGKGDLEQYL; encoded by the coding sequence ATGCTCATCAAAATATATAACGACAATCCCAATCCAAAAGCCATAGCGCAGGCCGTTGACATCCTTAGACGTGGAGGTGTAATCATTTACCCTACAGATACCGTTTACGGTATAGGCTGTGATATCACACAACAAAAGGCAATTGAACGTGTCTGTGAGATCAGAGGCTTAAAACCTGATAAAGCCAACCTCTCTTTTATCTGTTACGACCTGACCGATATTTCACAATACACCAAATCTTTCGACACCGCCGTCTTTCGTGTCCTTAAGAAGGCATTACCAGGACCTTTTACATTTATCTTCAACGCTACCACCAAAGTTCCCAAATTATTAAGTTCGAAGAAGAAGACTGTGGGTATTCGTGTGCCAGACAATAACATCGTTCGGGAAATCGTGAAACAATTAGGTAATCCGATTGTGACGACTTCCATCCACGATGAAGACGAAATTATCGAATACTCTACGGATCCCGAATTGATCTATGAGAAATACCAAGATCTCGTGGATGCCGTTATTGACGGAGGCTATGGGGACAATGTCGCTTCAACAGTAGTAGACCTTACAGAGGGAACCTTTGATGTTATTCGTGAAGGAAAAGGTGATCTGGAACAATACTTATAG
- a CDS encoding SRPBCC domain-containing protein: MKKIETSTMIRATVAQVWQVLTDFKTYPVWSPTIKSFEKDPVLGQRCSVMLEQPDGFKIKMSPRFLRIDSNRELRWKGELIIPGIFDGEHYFILEQMEEGQVRLIQGELFSGLLIPFCGKLLLTTRQGFELFNAALKQRVELNC; the protein is encoded by the coding sequence ATGAAAAAGATTGAGACAAGTACCATGATTAGAGCGACAGTCGCACAAGTATGGCAAGTATTGACAGATTTCAAAACTTATCCAGTGTGGAGTCCAACGATTAAAAGCTTTGAAAAGGACCCCGTATTGGGACAGCGTTGTTCAGTCATGCTAGAACAACCCGATGGTTTTAAAATAAAGATGAGCCCACGTTTTTTGCGTATTGACTCCAACCGTGAGCTGCGTTGGAAAGGTGAGCTAATTATTCCTGGAATCTTTGATGGCGAACATTATTTTATATTGGAGCAAATGGAGGAGGGGCAGGTTCGACTCATTCAAGGTGAGCTGTTTTCGGGTTTATTAATCCCATTCTGCGGAAAGTTATTGTTGACAACGAGGCAGGGGTTTGAACTTTTCAATGCAGCATTGAAACAACGTGTGGAGTTGAATTGTTAA
- a CDS encoding Crp/Fnr family transcriptional regulator yields MFNQLFENLFPLPKTTQEKLFASFEQIKLKRGDYLIKEGDYSSNLFVIESGLIRQYAWSKKGEFTQWIGTANHFVTDLSSFIFDTPSKWNFQCISDCHLYRLSKLDYQKMESEVIEWNKFEKAFLAKCFGAMEQRISDFICLTAEERYQQYFEQHKFLFHQVSLQYIASVLGMSPETLSRIRAKMSS; encoded by the coding sequence ATGTTTAATCAATTGTTTGAAAACCTATTTCCTCTTCCCAAAACCACTCAAGAAAAATTGTTCGCAAGTTTCGAACAAATTAAACTCAAAAGAGGAGATTATCTTATCAAAGAAGGAGACTATTCTTCCAATTTATTTGTTATTGAATCAGGACTGATTCGTCAATATGCATGGAGTAAAAAAGGAGAATTTACACAGTGGATCGGTACTGCTAATCATTTTGTTACAGATCTCTCTTCTTTTATTTTTGATACCCCTTCTAAATGGAATTTTCAATGTATCAGTGACTGTCATTTGTACCGTTTATCAAAGTTAGATTATCAAAAGATGGAATCTGAGGTTATTGAATGGAATAAATTTGAAAAGGCATTTTTAGCAAAATGTTTCGGAGCGATGGAGCAACGAATTTCAGATTTTATTTGTTTGACAGCGGAAGAACGTTATCAACAGTATTTTGAGCAACATAAATTCCTATTCCATCAAGTATCACTTCAATATATTGCCTCGGTTTTGGGTATGAGCCCCGAAACACTCAGTCGTATCCGCGCAAAAATGAGTTCTTGA
- a CDS encoding DUF721 domain-containing protein, whose protein sequence is MYKKQPTKKSLEFIRSSDDMTIKQGVERLLEAYKLRRKFDETSIASVWPQLIGKAIANRTQQLYVRDKKLFVRVESAVIKNELALMRRQILGRVNEYVGHVIIEEVVIL, encoded by the coding sequence ATGTATAAGAAGCAACCAACGAAAAAGAGCCTAGAATTTATTCGGTCAAGCGATGATATGACCATTAAGCAGGGGGTAGAACGCCTCCTTGAAGCTTACAAGCTGCGTCGAAAATTTGATGAGACCTCAATCGCTTCGGTATGGCCTCAGTTGATTGGTAAAGCAATTGCCAACCGTACGCAACAGCTTTATGTGCGAGACAAAAAGTTATTTGTGCGTGTGGAGTCTGCCGTCATTAAAAACGAACTGGCATTAATGCGTCGGCAAATCCTCGGAAGGGTAAACGAGTATGTAGGACACGTCATCATCGAAGAAGTCGTGATCTTGTAG